The following is a genomic window from Lactococcus carnosus.
CATCTAGTTTTAATTCTTGACAGTTATTCATAATGTCAAATAGATGTCCGGAATGCTTCTCAGCTTCTATTACATCTACTACGGTCATTTCATTTTTAGTCAGGGTACCTGTTTTATCGGAACAAATGACAGTCATGGAACCCAGAGTTTCAACAGAAGGCATACTTTTGATAATAGCCTGTTCCTCTGCCATTTCCTTGACACCTGCTGATAGGATCATTGTTAATACAGCAGGTAAGCCTTCAGGCACCATTGCGACAATTAAGGCAATCATGGCAGAAAATAGTAAATTGAAGTCCATACCATATTTAAAAGTTGAGAAAAAAATCAGGAAAACAATTAATACCATAATCCCTTTGAATAACTGTTGATTTAAGTCATTCATTTTTTTGACGAGAGGCGTTGTTTGCTGCTGAATTGATTGTAAGGCTTGGTTTATTTTACCGATTTCTGTATCGCTACCTGTTGCAACCACAATGCCTAAGGCCGAGCCAGACTGAACTAGCGTTCCCGAGAATGCCATGTTAGTCTGGTCACCAATGGCACTTTCTGCTTCGATAAGGTGAGCATATTTTTCAACTGGTTCGGATTCGCCTGTTAAAATTGATTCTTCTATAATCAAATCATGTACATCAATTAATCTTAGATCGGCAGGTACAACATCGCCAGCATTGAGTGAAACAATATCACCCATGACAACAGTTTCATTAGGAATTGTTGCTTTGACACCATCGGATAGGACGACCGCTTCTTGTCCCATCATTTGCTTCAAGCCGTCCAGAGAATCTTGGGCCTTTCTTTCTTGCCAATAGCCGACTAATCCGTTGATAATCACCACTAAAAAGATAATTGCACTCTCAACATAGTCACCTGTGATCATTTTCAAAATAGAAGCAAAAAGTAAGACAATCATGAGTAAGTCTGTAAAATGTTTTAAAAACTTCTGCCAAGGTTTTAATGCTTGTTTTTCTTCTATTTTATTAAAGCCATTGGATTCGAGGCGTTGCTGTCTCTCTATGTCCTGAATCCCTTTGTCTGTAGTCTGAAGTTTACTTAGTATTGCTTCTTTTGTTAACTGATACCATTTCATTGTTTAAATCCTTTCTTTTTCTCCTGGGGGCCTGCTGTTACTGAAGATTTAAAGCTTAACTATAGTATACCGTCATTTTTTATGTTAAAAGGGTCACAAATTTCAGGCTAGACTGAAAAAGCTGATAAGGAAGTTATCTGCCATAGCAGACCGATTTTGTTAGGAAAAGTATGAAAGATGATGCAATTGAAAAAATGAACAACTTGAGTATTTAACACTAACCAAAAAAAATGGTTAGCATAGTACAGTGAGTTGAAACATCTGTAAAGCCTTATTTCAAGGCTATCTAGCGTGGTATTCCGTGTTGTAGTGATGATAATTATGGTATAATAAGAGAATGGAAAATAATGAACATATCAAGAAAATAGCTGATCTATTGACGATTTCACCCAAGCAAGTCAATCAAGTTTTAGACTTGACTGCCGAAGGCAATACGATTCCCTTTATTGCACGTTACCGTAAAGAAGTGACTGGTGAGTTAGATGAAGTACAGATAAAAGCGATTGTTGATGAACATGATCGTGTGATCAAGTTAACTGATCGTAAGACAGCCGTACTTGCAAAGATTGAGGAGCTAGGCAAGCTGTCTGATGACCTGAAGCAAACGATTCTTGCTGCTGAAAAGTTGTCAGAGGTTGAAGAGTACTATCTCCCATATAAAACCAAGCGCCGTACCAAAGCGATGATTGCCAAAGAACGTGGTTTATTTGGTCTGGCCAAAGTAATCATGCAAAATGGTGATGTGGCTGGCCAAGCTGAGACCTTTGTAAACGATGATGTGCCGACAGCTGCTGATGCCATAGCAGGTGCACTGGATATCTTATCTGAGGCGATTTCTGAGGATGTCAAAATGCGTGCCTGGGTCCTAACTGAGCTCAAGCAGAATGGCCGTTTACTAACCAGTGAAAAAGATAGTAGTCTGGATGAGAAACAGGTTTTTCAGATGTACTATGACTTTTCAGATAGCCTATCAGACATCCCCAACTATCGTGTGCTAGCCGTTAACCGAGGTGAAAAACTTGGTATCTTGACGGTAAAATTTGAGCATAATTGGGACAAGATGATTGCTATGTTTGAGAATCGCTATAACGCCAAACAAAATGCCCATTTAAAAACTGCCATTCATGATGCACTCAAGTCAAAAATCGTGCCAGCCATGGAAAGAAATGTGCGTGCAGAACTCAAAGAACGTGCCGAAGATGGGGCGATTGAAACTTTTGGTAAGAATCTACGCAACTTACTCCTTGTTGCGCCTTTAAAAGGTAAGGTTATTCTAGGATTTGACCCTGCCTTTAGGACAGGTGCTAAAATCGCCATTGTCGATAAGACAGGTAAGATGCTGATGACCACGGTGATTTATCCCGTTAAACCAGCCTCTGCTAAACAGATTGAGCAGGCTAAGGTTGAGTTGGCAAAACTCGTTATGACTTATGAAGTAGAGATGATTGCCATAGGTAATGGGACGGCATCTCGTGAAAGTGAACAGTTCGTGTCTGATGTCATTAAAGCGCATCACTTATCTGCCAAGTACGTGATTGTCTCAGAGAGTGGGGCGTCAGTTTATTCAGCAAGTCCGATAGCACGTGAAGAGTTCCCAGACTTGACTGTCGAGAAACGCTCGGCTATTTCGATCGCTCGTCGCTTGCAGGATCCTTTAGCCGAATTAGTTAAGATAGAACCTAAAGCGATTGGTGTTGGTCAGTACCAGCATGATGTGTCTGAGAAGAAATTAACGGATAATCTGGATTTTGTCGTTGAAACAGTGGTAAACCAAGTCGGCGTTAATGTCAACACGGCAAGTGCCAGTTTACTTGCTCATGTAGCGGGACTTAATGCAACGATTGCTAAAAATATTGTCACCTACCGTGAAGCGAATGGGATGATCAACTCACGTAAGGAAATTAATAAAGTCCCACGTCTGGGTGCCAAAGCATTTGAACAGGCAGCTGGTTTCTTACGTATTCCGACGAGTGATAATGTACTTGATCATACGGGTGTCCATCCAGAATCTTATCAGGTAGTTGCACAACTGTTTACTGAGCTTGGTATCGACGAATTAGCTGATGAAGCGCGTGCCAAACTCAAACAGGCTGATTTAAAGCAGCTAGCTGAAAAGTTAAGTGTTGGTCAGTCGACATTAAAAGATATCATATCTGATTTGTTAAAACCAGGTCGGGACTTACGTGATGAATTTGATGCACCGATTTTGAGATCTGACGTCTTATCTGTTAAAGATTTACGTGTGGGTCAAAAGTTAGAAGGCGTTGTCAGAAATGTCGTTGATTTTGGTGCCTTTGTTGATATTGGGATCAAAGAAGATGGTTTAGTTCACGTCTCTCGTATGTCTAAAAAATTCATCAAAGATCCATCTAGTGTCGTAGCTGTTGGTCAGATCGTAACCGTTTGGGTCTATCAGATAGATCAAAGCCGAGGTGGAAAAGTTGGTCTATCGATGATTGAGTTACCGCCACAAGCTAAAGCTGATGATAAGTAAAAATGAGACCTTATTAGCCTTTGTTAGATGGGTTTCGCTGGTTGATTTTGCTAAACCTTTTGAGCATGAGGCTAGATTTAATGGTCGCTTGCGGTCTACAGGTGGCCGTTTCTTTCCCAAAGACCTCCATCTAGATTTTAATGAAAAGATGTATGATGCCTTTTCTGAGGATGTCTTTCGGCAGATTGTGCAGCATGAGCTGGTACATTACCATCTATATAGAGCAGGTAAGGGTTATCGTCATAGGGATGCAGATTTTAAGGTCTTACTTGCACAAGTAGGTGGCTTAAGATTTGCCCCCGCCTTACCTGATACGTCCTTCCTCGTTTATCAGTGTATGAGCTGTAAGCAGATGTATCAGAGACGTAGAAAAATTGATCTTAAAAAATATCGGTGCGGTAAATGTGGCAAACCGTTACAATTTGTTAAGGGAAAGGAGGCTTAATCTTTGAAGAAATCAGATGAGAAAAAATTGATTAAGGCAACAGAAAAAGTTTTTAAAGGCTTAACGAAAACCCAGCAACTCATTGCTGTTCTCATCGTAGCGGTTGGGCTTGGTACCTATTACTTTGTATCACAATCGACGCAGGAACAGCCAGCACGACAAGAGAAACGCATCACGGCAACTGATGTTGCTGAATTTCTTGAGTTGAAGTGGGATGACTCGGATAAGTATTATACGGAGATCAATGGTGGGAAGTCAACATTTTCAGATGCTGATTTAAAGCAAAATACCACATCAGATTACTGGATAGCATTTTCAAAATTGGATCAGCTAAATAGAGCAAATCAGGCTAATGCCCGTCTCAGTTATACCCAGTATATGAAGATTAAAAAAATGAAGCGACCCAGGATTCCAAATAATCCCGTTGGCTGGTATTATAAGGGGCGCTCAAATAATCAGGATATCTTGTTTAATAACACACCCCTGACCTTATATAATCGGAGCCATCTCATCGCTTGGATGTTTTCTGGTGATGTCGGTAGTCCTAAAAATTTAGTAACTGGTACTCGGGCCATGAATTCGCCTGGCATGCAGGACTTCGAAACAAAGATTTCAGATGTCTTGTATCGGGATAAGTTGCATGTCCGCTACCAAGTTACGCCAATCTATCAAGATAATGAGTTATTACCACGGGGTATGCACATGATGGCAAAGTCTGTTGAAGATGATGGTAAAGCATGTGATATCAATGTTTACGTGTTTAATATTCAGCCCAATTATCAGATCGACTACACGACAGGTGTCGGTCAAAGGCTGAAGTAAGGTTTATCATATATAAGTGTCTATAGAACAGCAATTAATTAAGAGAACAAGTGAGGTTAGACAAATGTGCTTATCGCGTACTGAATTAAATCAACTCCCTAAGATAGAATTGCATTGCCACCTAGATGGCTCGATTTCGATGGCAACGATCCGCGTCTTAGCTGAAAAAGCTGGGATCAGCATCCCAGAGGCAGATGAGGCATTGCGTCTTAAAATTACAGCGCCAGAAAGTGCTGAAAGTCTGTTGGATTATTTGGCGCCATTTGATTTTGTATTACCGATGTTACAAACACAAGAGGCACTAGAGCTTGCAGCCTATGACTTGATTTCGCAGGCAAAGGCAGATCATGTTCGCTATATCGAAGTCCGCTTTGCACCAACGCTCCATACTGCCGGGGGACTTAGTCTAGAGCAAGTCGTTGTGGCGGTAACAAAAGGGTTGGCAAAAGGAGAAGCCGATTTTGCTGTCAAATCGAATGCGTTACTTTGCGGTATGCGGCATGAATCTGTTGCGACAGTTATGACAGTGGTTGACCTATTTTCAAAAGGTGAGTTAACGCATGTAGCAGGATTTGATCTGGCCGGTGGAGAAGCGGACGGTTACGTCTCTGGCTTTACTTCCGTCCTTGAAACGGTCAAGGAACGTGGTATTCCCATGACACTACATGCAGGTGAATGTGGGTGTGCCCAAAATGTCATGGATGCGATCAAGTTAGGCGCTACACGTATCGGTCATGGCGTTGCCATCAAAGATATGCCTGACAAATGGGCTGAGCTGATCGATAAAAAAATTACCTTAGAAATGGCACCAACATCAAATATTCAAACAAAAGCGATAGATAAAGCTGAAAACTATCCCTTTAAGACCTTATTTGATGCAGGTGTTAGGGTAACCATCAATACAGATAATCGAACTGTTTCTGATACCACATTGACAGACGAGTATGTGAAACTTGCCGACTGGTTCGGCTTTGATGAAGCAGTCTTTCGACAAGTGGCCCGCTATGCTTTTGAAGCAAGCTTCATGTCACCGCAACAACGTGCTGACTTGGCAGATGAGTTTATAAAATAACTAGCATCAAAAATAGAACAGCTCATCAATAACTAGATATGAAAAAACGACTTAGATTAACAAATCTGAGTCGTTTTTTTGTCCAATAGGTTAATGCTGACTCGGTATTTTTTGGCTGAGGCACTTATATGGCTTATCAACCTAAGGTGTTTTCTATAATTTGATTGTACTTTTAATAAATATTGGTATATAATAAAGGTAGAAAAATTCATTTAATGAAGTGGCGTAAATGAATAAGTCACTTAGCCATGCTATAAAATTAGGAGGATAAGATGAAGGATAAAAAATTAGTATTAACTTGGATTGGTTTAGTGATGTTGACGTGTTGGTTGAGTTTATTCATAAGTCTTTTGAGTATACCTAACTTATATGAGATCTATATTGGTATTAAACATATCATACCTGTAAAATTCTATGACGTCTGTTTATTATTGTATTTAATCATAATGACTATCTTTATTTTTTCACCCCTACTAGAGAATCGAATTTTTCGTGTTGCATTAGGGATGCTTATTTTTGAGTATATCTCACTATGGTGGTTGTATATCTTTGATTCATCTGGCTTAATTTTTAAGTTTCGTGGGCAATTTATTCATACTTTATACTTTATTTATATACATACAACTCATTTATTTTTTATATTCTGCTTGTTATTTGAGGCTATTAAATCAATAAAATATTGGAAAAGATAACGTAGATAATTGAGAGCGTTTAGAAGGAGTTTAAGAATGAAAAATAAGAAAATAACATTACCGATGATTGGCCTTGGCATGCTAGTGTGGCATGTGATTCATGTCATCTGCATTACCCAGATAGGCTGGGTACGAAAGATGTATGAAAAGTTATTCGTCTTGATACCAAGCAACCTATTATCAAGTCTATTAACGCTTTGCATTTTACTATATTTTATTGTATTAACTGTCTTGATTTTATCCCCCTTACTCAGGTATACCCTACCGCGTGTTGGTGTGGGGATATTGCTTATTGATCTGATGTATATGTATTGTATTTTTAATATCAGGTGGGTTTCAATTTTACTGACTAATATTTTAGAACCAATACCTATGCCTGTACGATTTTTTACTTTTTTTATCTATTTGTTAATAGCTGTTTTCTTTATATTTTCTCCAGTATTGAAAAATAAGTTGATATGGATTGGTTTAGGGATGATGGTTGTTCAATCCATCTTTCTGTGGGGTATATTTTCATTAGCTCCTTGGAGTGAGATGTTTGCTTTACCGTTTCTGTTTTATATCGTGTATTTTTGTACAACCAAACTATTACTTGCTGTCGGTAGTATAAAGGAACTTAGGAAGCACAGTAGGTCAGGTAAAATGAGTGATTAAATCATTTCAACTAAATTAGGAGGTGTTTACAGATGAAAAAAAAGATGATGTTATTATTGATAGGACTAATCTGCTTATCGTGCGCAATACAGACTGTCCATTCAGAAACAATGACAAACCAAGGCAAGCTAAAAGCTTCGCTTAGTCAGACAGAGGAAGGCGCTTTAAAAGAGCGTTTTTCAAAGTTACGCAAAAAGATAGTCACAACTTATAATCTGACTTATGAAGGCTTTGTAAAAGAGTTTATTTATATGAAAGAATGTGAGCCAAGTCTGAGTGTTGCTGACTATGCGTCTCGTTATAATGGCTTGATAGGTAAAACTGGTCGTAGTATTGGAGATAGGTCGTGGCGGCGTAATATCGGAACAGATGTAAAAAACCTAACCTTCAAATCAGTACCTAATTATGATACTTATGGCTTACTTGATATGGGCTTAAGAAAAGGCGATATCATAGTATGAAGGAAATGGTGGTAATACCTTTACTGGTCATACAGCCATGGTTGATGACATTGTAACAGAGACGCATCTTATAAAGGGTAAGAAAAAAACGTTTACCTATGTCAGACTAATAGATGCCATGACAGATGGTGTCGTCTATAGTGTGTTAGACGATACGCGAGCAGAAAAACAAAATAGTGTCGTCTTACGGCCCAAAGAAGTAACGGCGCAACAGATGAGACAAGCATTTTCATTTGTGAAAAGTCAGCTAGGAAAACCATATAATTTAAATATTGGCAATCGAAATGCATCTAGGAATAGAAAAGATTGGTACTGTTCGGTCCTACTATGGGCAGCCTATAAAGATATCGGATTAGATATAGAAAGTAGAGCCAATGGAGCCTGGTATAATGAACCAGGTGTCACACCAAGAGATATTAGATATTCCAGTGCTGTTGCTGTATTTGATCATAAGTTTAAACTAAGTAATAGAAATGACGTCAAAAATCTAACCATATCAGAAAAAAGTAATAGAGCAAATAATGAAGATTTAGCATATGAAAAAAGTAATCCCAATTACTATCGTCTCTATAATAACTACTATGTGCTAGAAAAACAGAAAGATGGTAAGTATCGTGCGCAAACGTCATTGTACTTAGGAGGAGATTATTATAGGTCAGCAGATAGGCATTTATTAGGCGGTTTATATGAAATTGAGATGACTGCCTCAGCTAAGGCTCATTTCAAAGGCTACAATTACAATGTCGGTAGAAACCGAGATGCCAATTATGCTTTTCAGTGGATTAACTACTGGTCGACAAGTGAAATCTCTATCATCTACTCTGAGAATATTAAGGCAGATGTTATGTCCTTAAACGAGGGAAAAGCAGAAGTTAGTCAAGGCTTAAATGATAAGGGACAGGAGGTCTCTAGAGTTAGTTGACGGAGCCATAATTATGAGGTACACCCTTTATCTATAATTCATATAAACAACCGGTTGTATAGTCACAAAATCAAAGATCACCTTAGACTCAGTCCAAGGTGATCTTTTCATATAATCGATTATTTCTTATCAGGTGTTAAAATCATCGGAATGATGATGGGTTCACGTTCTAATTCGCGGTAGAAGAAGGGTTTGATTGCTTCTGTCATGGCACGTGAGACACTTGCTTCATTTGCATTTTCAGCATTCATTGCTTTACGAATAGCATTAAACAAGACGCGTTGGCCTGAACGAATCAAGTCACCAGATTCGCGCATGTAGATAAAGCCACGGCTGAGCATATCAGGACCGGCAAGAATCATCTTGCTCTTGAAGTCGACTGTAGCAACAGCAAGTACGACACCATCTTCTGAAAGTTCATGGCGATCACGTAAGACAGCGTTACCGATATCTCCGATGCCATTTCCATCTACATAAGTATCTTGTGCATTGAAATGACCGGCAGGTCGTGCAGAATCGGCAGTGAGGGCAAGAACATCACCATTTTCAAAGATGAAACAGTTTTCCTTAAGTACACCAGTATCTTGTGCAAGACCAGAATGGATTTTCAACATGCGGTATTCACCATGGACAGGCATGAAATATTTAGGTTTGATCAAACGAAGCATGAGTTTTTGTTCTTGTTGTCCACCATGACCAGATGTATGAACGTTATTCATCTTACCATAGATAACCTTAGCGCCAGCTTCTGAAATGCGGTTGATCAGTTGGTTAACACCATGTGTATTACCAGGGATCGCATTAGAGGAGAAGACGACAGTATCACCCATTTGAAGAGTAACAAAACGGTGCATGCCATTAGAGATACGGCTAAGTGCCGCCATCGGTTCACCTTGAGAACCCGTACACATGATCAATAATTCATGTGGTTGGAATTGGTTAACTTCTCCAGGCTCGATGAAGGTATCTTTTGGTGCTTTGATATAGCCAAGTTCAATCCCATTAACGATTGCTTTTTCCATAGAGCGACCAAAGACAACGATTTTACGGCCAGTTTTTACGGCAGCTTCAACAGCTTGTTGGAGGCGGAAGATATTTGATGCGAATGAGGCAAAGATAATACGGCCTTCGATACGTTCAAATATTTTTTGGATAGACGCGCCGACAACTTTTTCTGAATGAGAAAAAGTTGGGATTTCAGCATTTGTTGAATCCGAAAGTAACAGTAACACACCCTCATCACCAAGTGCTGCCATACGATGTAAATCGGCAGGTTCACCAACAGGGGTAAAGTCAAATTTAAAGTCACCAGTCGCAACGATCTTACCTTGTGGGGTATCAACGACCATGGCGATCGGTTCAGGTATCGAGTGAGTCGTCCGGAAGAACGAGAGTTTCAAGTGTTTGAACGCAATGACATCGTCTGGTTGGATTTCAAATAATTTGGCATCCCGTAACAGACCATGTTCTTCAAGTTTACCGCGGATCAAAGCCAGTGACAAAGGTCCTGCGTAAATCGGAACGTTAGCCTGTTTGAGTAAGAAAGGAATCCCACCAATATGGTCTTCGTGACCATGGGTGATGAAAACACCCTTAATTCGGTCCTGGTTTTCAACGATGTAACTATAGTCAGGAATGACATAGTCGACACCTAGTAAATCATCTTCTGGGAATTTGATCCCAGCATCAACGATGATAATCTCATCTTGATATTCAACACCATAAGTGTTCTTACCAATTTCTCCCAGTCCACCAATGGCAAAGACTGCCACTTCATCGGGGTTTATGGCTAAATTGGTGTAGCTATTATCGCTCATAAGTCTCTTTTCTATATTATTATGTTTATTTGAGTTTATTAAAAAACCTGTGATGACGCTCACAAGTTGTAAGGTTGCTTAAAAGGTTGTAATTGAAAAATGTGCTGCTTCTTTTTCGTATTCAGCTTGTTCATCACTGATCGCATCAATGAATTCAACATGAAAATCAGTATGGTCACGCATGATTTCGCGTGCTTGGATGACACCACTACGGACGTCTGTTGTGTCCAACTCTAGGTATAGTGAATGGGTTGTTTCGCGTTTAGGGCTACGTTTTTTTGTTTCTTGATAAAAGACTTTAAATAACATGTTTTTTCTCCATTTTATAAGGTAATTAGTTTACAGGTGCACCTCTAATACAGGTCGCATTATTGCAATTACTTATATTTTATCATAAAATGGTAATATACTCAACAAGCACAAATTGGAAATACAGACATGCATAGCCTGATAGGCATGTATCCTAGTAAAGTGTGAGATTGTGCAAAAAGATGGGAAGAATCGACAAGATATGAAACTATTAGCTTTTGATACCTCCAGTCAAGCATTATCTGTCGCCTTGTGCGACGATGATCGCTTACTCGGTAAAATTGATCTGAATATAAAGAAAAATCACAGCCTAACCTTAATGCCAGCCATTGATTTTCTAATGAAAAATGCTGGTGTTAAGCCGCAAGAACTAGATAGAATTGCTGTTGCCATGGGTCCAGGCAGTTACACGGGCCTTAGAATTGCCGTAACGACAGCTAAAACACTAGCTAGCACGCTAAATATTGACTTAGTTGGCGTGTCAAGTCTCGCGGCTATCGCAGCAAATGTGACCGTTACTGGGAAGATAGTCCCGATAATAGATGCAAGACGCCAAAATGTCTATGCTGGTGTTTATCAGGATAAAGACTTGATTAGTGCGGAAGGTCATATGTCCCTTGAGCAGTTATTGCACACACTCACGAAAGAGGATGATCTTTATTTTACTGGCGAGATTGCCCAATTTCGCGACAGTATTCGCCAGGCACTACCGAATGCGCGCTTTATAGACAATCCAGAACGGCGCTTGCCAAATGCCTATGAAATTGCCTGTTTAGGCATCAATGCGGTGCCTGTTAACGTGGATTTCTTTGCACCTGAATATTTGAAGAAAGTTGAAGCGGAAGAAAAATGGTTGGAGACGCATGCGCATGATGAAGCAACTGATGCAAACTATATCAAAAAAATTTGAGTACCACCAATTTCGAAAGTATCGCGCTTTTGATGATTTCGAAGTAGATACTGTTATCGATCAGGCCCGCTATCGTATTTCAGAACGTGAAGATATCGTCAGTTTTTTGACAATCGAGCGGGATGTTTATGGCGGTGAAACGCCTTGGACTTTTTCGCATTTTGAGCACGAAATCATGAGCAATGATAAAGCAATCTTTCTAACAGCAGAAGCAGGTGGTAGAATCGTTGGCTTTATCGGCGCACGTATTGTACCTGAGAGACAGTCAGTACATCTTTCTAATCTAGCTGTTTTATCTACTTTTCAAAATCAAGGTATTGGGTCAAATCTTGTCAGCATCATGGCAAATTTGATGCAACAACTTGGTGTTGCACGATTAACACTAGAAGTAATGCGAGACAATACATCTGCCCAAGCCATGTATCGCAAGTTAGGATTTGAAACTAAAGAAATTCTACCTGAATACTATGAAAATAAATCAGATGGTTTATGGATGGCCAAGGAACTCAAGGATATGAGGAAATAGCTTAGCGTGATAAAAATTAGGCAGATAAATGTGATGACAGATGATGATAAAGCGATTGCACAGGCAATTCATGGCATCCTAAGAGAAGCTTATTTACATGTGCCCTGGACACTAGATCAGACTTTTTCTGATATGTGCCGCAAAGATACGGTCTATTATCTGGCAAGCGATGACCAGAATCAGGTAGTTGGGTTTCTAGCGACGACTAGCGTAATGGATGAAATCGAAATTACTAATCTTGCTGTTGCTAAAGCCTATCAAAGTCAAGGTGTAGCAAGTTTGTTGTTAAAGCAGTTGCTCAGTCATGATGGGACCTTTTTTTTGGAAGTTAGGGCATCTAATCAAACAGCAAGACATTTATACGAAAAAAATGGATTTGATCCGTATTTTATCAGGCAAGATTATTATCAAAATCCAAAAGAAAATGCAATTTTAATGAAAAGAGAGCCATGAAAGATAAGTATATATTGGCATTTGAAACATCATGTGATGAAACAAGTGTTGCCGTATTAAAAAATGATCAGGAACTTTTGAGCAACATCATTGCCAGTCAGATCGATAGCCATAAACGATTTGGTGGTGTTGTGCCTGAGGTTGCAAGCCGACATCACGTCGAAGTGATCACAACTTGTATCAACGAAGCCTTGTCAGAAGCAAATATTACCGTTTCAGATCTGACTGCTGTTGCAGTAACTGAAGGACCGGGCCTTGTTGGTGCGCTTTTAGTCGGTATTGCAGCAGCTAAGGCTTTTGCTTGGGCGCATGAGCTCCCCCTTATCCCAGTGAATCATATGGCCGGTCATTTATGGGCAGCACGTCAGGTCAAACCACTTGAATTTCCTTTGATGGCTTTACTGGTTAGTGGTGGGCATACTGAACTTGT
Proteins encoded in this region:
- a CDS encoding Tex family protein, whose translation is MENNEHIKKIADLLTISPKQVNQVLDLTAEGNTIPFIARYRKEVTGELDEVQIKAIVDEHDRVIKLTDRKTAVLAKIEELGKLSDDLKQTILAAEKLSEVEEYYLPYKTKRRTKAMIAKERGLFGLAKVIMQNGDVAGQAETFVNDDVPTAADAIAGALDILSEAISEDVKMRAWVLTELKQNGRLLTSEKDSSLDEKQVFQMYYDFSDSLSDIPNYRVLAVNRGEKLGILTVKFEHNWDKMIAMFENRYNAKQNAHLKTAIHDALKSKIVPAMERNVRAELKERAEDGAIETFGKNLRNLLLVAPLKGKVILGFDPAFRTGAKIAIVDKTGKMLMTTVIYPVKPASAKQIEQAKVELAKLVMTYEVEMIAIGNGTASRESEQFVSDVIKAHHLSAKYVIVSESGASVYSASPIAREEFPDLTVEKRSAISIARRLQDPLAELVKIEPKAIGVGQYQHDVSEKKLTDNLDFVVETVVNQVGVNVNTASASLLAHVAGLNATIAKNIVTYREANGMINSRKEINKVPRLGAKAFEQAAGFLRIPTSDNVLDHTGVHPESYQVVAQLFTELGIDELADEARAKLKQADLKQLAEKLSVGQSTLKDIISDLLKPGRDLRDEFDAPILRSDVLSVKDLRVGQKLEGVVRNVVDFGAFVDIGIKEDGLVHVSRMSKKFIKDPSSVVAVGQIVTVWVYQIDQSRGGKVGLSMIELPPQAKADDK
- a CDS encoding SprT family protein, whose product is MISKNETLLAFVRWVSLVDFAKPFEHEARFNGRLRSTGGRFFPKDLHLDFNEKMYDAFSEDVFRQIVQHELVHYHLYRAGKGYRHRDADFKVLLAQVGGLRFAPALPDTSFLVYQCMSCKQMYQRRRKIDLKKYRCGKCGKPLQFVKGKEA
- a CDS encoding DNA/RNA non-specific endonuclease gives rise to the protein MKKSDEKKLIKATEKVFKGLTKTQQLIAVLIVAVGLGTYYFVSQSTQEQPARQEKRITATDVAEFLELKWDDSDKYYTEINGGKSTFSDADLKQNTTSDYWIAFSKLDQLNRANQANARLSYTQYMKIKKMKRPRIPNNPVGWYYKGRSNNQDILFNNTPLTLYNRSHLIAWMFSGDVGSPKNLVTGTRAMNSPGMQDFETKISDVLYRDKLHVRYQVTPIYQDNELLPRGMHMMAKSVEDDGKACDINVYVFNIQPNYQIDYTTGVGQRLK
- the add gene encoding adenosine deaminase; translated protein: MSIEQQLIKRTSEVRQMCLSRTELNQLPKIELHCHLDGSISMATIRVLAEKAGISIPEADEALRLKITAPESAESLLDYLAPFDFVLPMLQTQEALELAAYDLISQAKADHVRYIEVRFAPTLHTAGGLSLEQVVVAVTKGLAKGEADFAVKSNALLCGMRHESVATVMTVVDLFSKGELTHVAGFDLAGGEADGYVSGFTSVLETVKERGIPMTLHAGECGCAQNVMDAIKLGATRIGHGVAIKDMPDKWAELIDKKITLEMAPTSNIQTKAIDKAENYPFKTLFDAGVRVTINTDNRTVSDTTLTDEYVKLADWFGFDEAVFRQVARYAFEASFMSPQQRADLADEFIK
- a CDS encoding YiiX/YebB-like N1pC/P60 family cysteine hydrolase, with product MVDDIVTETHLIKGKKKTFTYVRLIDAMTDGVVYSVLDDTRAEKQNSVVLRPKEVTAQQMRQAFSFVKSQLGKPYNLNIGNRNASRNRKDWYCSVLLWAAYKDIGLDIESRANGAWYNEPGVTPRDIRYSSAVAVFDHKFKLSNRNDVKNLTISEKSNRANNEDLAYEKSNPNYYRLYNNYYVLEKQKDGKYRAQTSLYLGGDYYRSADRHLLGGLYEIEMTASAKAHFKGYNYNVGRNRDANYAFQWINYWSTSEISIIYSENIKADVMSLNEGKAEVSQGLNDKGQEVSRVS
- the rnjA gene encoding ribonuclease J1, whose translation is MSDNSYTNLAINPDEVAVFAIGGLGEIGKNTYGVEYQDEIIIVDAGIKFPEDDLLGVDYVIPDYSYIVENQDRIKGVFITHGHEDHIGGIPFLLKQANVPIYAGPLSLALIRGKLEEHGLLRDAKLFEIQPDDVIAFKHLKLSFFRTTHSIPEPIAMVVDTPQGKIVATGDFKFDFTPVGEPADLHRMAALGDEGVLLLLSDSTNAEIPTFSHSEKVVGASIQKIFERIEGRIIFASFASNIFRLQQAVEAAVKTGRKIVVFGRSMEKAIVNGIELGYIKAPKDTFIEPGEVNQFQPHELLIMCTGSQGEPMAALSRISNGMHRFVTLQMGDTVVFSSNAIPGNTHGVNQLINRISEAGAKVIYGKMNNVHTSGHGGQQEQKLMLRLIKPKYFMPVHGEYRMLKIHSGLAQDTGVLKENCFIFENGDVLALTADSARPAGHFNAQDTYVDGNGIGDIGNAVLRDRHELSEDGVVLAVATVDFKSKMILAGPDMLSRGFIYMRESGDLIRSGQRVLFNAIRKAMNAENANEASVSRAMTEAIKPFFYRELEREPIIIPMILTPDKK
- a CDS encoding RNA polymerase epsilon subunit is translated as MLFKVFYQETKKRSPKRETTHSLYLELDTTDVRSGVIQAREIMRDHTDFHVEFIDAISDEQAEYEKEAAHFSITTF